The Pyrenophora tritici-repentis strain M4 chromosome 9, whole genome shotgun sequence sequence AGTCAGAATCGTCTGATGTATACATGGACAACTTTCTGTATGCATCGGGCGACATTTCCACGCGCATAAACGTGGTTTCGCTTTTTTCCCGGATCCCCCCACTACGACTCATTTACCCCGCCATTGCAGGAGTCACTCCGACAACGGAGTCTTAGAACCACCATCTTAAACTTTGTATGAGCTGCTTGGTATTGGGAACGGGAGCGCTATGGCTGTGGATCGATCGCAACGTTCTATGGGATCGAGGTGCGGTGGGAGAAGGGTAAAAGGTCTGCAGGGTCGGTCGTTATCCGGCGGTTGCGAACGTTTGTTGACGTTTCAACTAAGAAGTCAGTACCATGGAAAACTATAGCATCGATGACGCGAATAGAATCCATTTGCGTTCAGCTCTTTTGAATTTTCTACATCCTTCTAGAATATGACGAGAGCATACCAACAAAGGATACTGTGTCATCAGTTGCTATAGTACCACACAGCTGTGATGCTGTATCCAATAAAGAGCTGCTTAAATAGATGCAGATATCTAAACCAGGTTTTGTATGGGCATGTCGACGTGTAGATATGCACAATGATCGAATTGTGAGATAAGCGGTCACTCACACTTCCGAGCTCGGGCTTTCTCGGCAAAGTATACCATAGGTGTTCGCTCAAGGCTTTCTTAAGAATACGTGGGCGGCATCGCTAATGGCGGAGGTGAATGTGGGTGAAGAAAAGGTCTTCGGCTTATATCCGGCTGTGGCTGTATTCTTGGGTCGGACGCTGTGAAGGGTCTGACTGAACCAAACACAACGATGCCCCTTAGAGAACTGTAGTTGTTGGACAGCGAGTATATATGAGCAGATTACGAGCGCCGCTCATGAGTCAATCACATGATGATTACGACGACTGATTTCGAGCGTTGGAGTTCGTAATGAAAGTCGGAGTTGATTCCCAAATGGAAAATTGGTACATGATGCATATGCAGCACCATGTGGACCTTGCGCGACTGATTCGAAATTGAGTGGAAAGTTCGGGATTGGATGATGAAAAAGATGAAGCAATGCGACGATCGAAGGCGACGATCGAAGGAAGGGCTATGATGACGCATCCTGTTCCACAGGATATTGTAGAGTTGTTAGTAATGCCATGGGGTTTGGTTGAAGACATAGAATGGGACCACGATAACGAAAAATAGACGTAGGAAGGTGTAAGAAAGGGAGGTAGACTACCTCTCAACACCTCCTCTTTTAGAACCGTGCCCCTGTCGAACAACAGTGTCAATAGTTTGGAATGTACAGGAGACATGACCACACCGACTTGAGGTCTAGAATTTCCTGGTAGTGCTGCTGCCCCTTGGGTGTCCATGTTCACGGATACGGCCGAGCTGTTCGTAGCCAGCGCATAGCAGCTTCGCCGTCATAGGTGACTCGTACAATCCGAGAGGAGCATTCGGCTGCTTACTTGACGACAGCCAAGGTATGAAACACGTCGGCGTATGCAACTGAGGTCGAAATAGAGTACGGACTAGGATCGCAGCCTGATGCACCGGGCATATCGACGATGCCTGGGAGCGGCCGCTGGCCTGGTGAGATGGCTATGATTGCGCAAGAGACGCTATGAGAGTCAGGGAGCGAGCAATTCGCGTGTGCGGGAAGAAGTAAGCGGACAGATTACAAGCGTACGTTGATCGTTACAAAATAATGAGTCGTAGTCGTCAATTTAGGCCATAGACCCCGAACAGATGGCTGGTCAGTGATTACTCTCATGTGACAAGAAGACATTTCCAGGCTCAGCGTCTTGCAGTAGCGGATAATGTTGACGTCGTCATATCGGGGCTGATTTCCCCCAGACAGACGCAGAATCAAACACCCTGCGTCTGCGATCTAGAGCTATCCCCACAGGTTCCTAGAAAGCCAAAATGACGGGCCAAATCGTCATATTCCCTCGGAGAAGGTCTTTGCATCCTGGTTCGTTCGTGGGGCATTTCTAGCGGGAGGTAGTGCGGTCAGAAGGGAGCGCACACTGCTATGGGCAAGGACGGCAACGTGCATCAGGTTCGGTACCAAACAACGACTTTGGCCACCAGCGTTCTGGTCACAATGGTGTGGTCGAGATCGTCTGATGGTGTGGTTGAGTTTAGCAACACTGCAGTGAAAGACCACTTCGAGGCCCAACAAGATCCACAGAAACGACGACATAGGATAGAGGCTGAGTATGCGTGTGACTCGAGTCTGGAGACGTGTACGAGACGACTTCTGGTGGCTTACATAAAGAGCTGCAAGAGCTGCAAGAGTGACGATTCTGAACCGGTCAAATCACACAGTGCAGCTCGCTTTCGCACTTTTTGACAACTGGCCAAACAGCAATTTGGGAGTTGGCTGACAGGTCACCAGTGGGGACTACATTCTGAAGACGCGCGCCTGTCACCTCGTGCTCGACATAGGGGACGACAATCTGGGGGTTAGGGCAACGCTATAGGCGGGCGAATCGGTGTGGCAGCAGCATGCTCCGTTTCATCTGCCCAATGTGTAGACTAATTCTAACAAGCTTTATCGATTCTGGACGGGGGGCAGACGACGTGTTCCAAGTGTTGGGAACTGGGGAAGCCCGTCGAAACCCTTTCCGACCGCTTGAAGCGGGTAGATCCAAGATTCCAGGACCATATCGGGTGATGAGCCTTTCACAGTTTTACTGAGAGATGGGCCGATTGCGGCACCTAGTTATCCGAGTCTGCCTGCAATTTAGTCCAAGGTTTCTCAACGAAGTTTGTAAAGATGATTACCAGTAGCAAGTCACGGCGGGGTGGTGAAGTCCGTTGCAGGAAGCGCTCAGATGCGCTAGCAATGCGTAGTCATGGGCTCAGAAAGTgaggaggagagagaggCTTCCAAGAGAGGCAGGTAGCGACCGGGATCAGGCAAACAGCGCAGGCTAGCGTCGCTATACCACATCGGGGCAAGCCGGTCTGGGGACGATCTGCGGGCTCCGGACACCGGCCATTCTTCGGCCGTTCTGGGTGCAGATGCGCGTGTTGCGGGCAGATACCTATCGCTCCCTGCTGGAGCATTATTTGTCAAAAGCATCATGATTAGAATTGTATACTTTACCTACTAGATGGGAGAACCATGTCTCCACGGAGTAGCACCTGCTGCCGACTGCTGTGGTGCAAAGGGTGTCGCGGGTTGCCGGATATGACGGGCTGTGTGGTGTTAGACGCCCACTCTCGAAAAAGTGGGCGTGCGCATGCGAAACGATGTCATACCGAAGATTTAACGGTGCAGAGGCAGTGTAGAGAGCTGTGGCAAACTCACAGTGGGAACGGGCCAAGGGCTGGCTGATCGATTCGATACCGTAAGATGAGATGCTCCCCGTTGCAATGGTAGGTGTGATGAAAGGGCGCGGCAAGACAAGTTTACAAATGTTTTGTCATTACCACTGAATCTGAACTTGCAAACCGCTACAAGGCCACGATAGCGTGAGGGAGGTTGAAACGGCACAACGCGGAGTTCACGCCGACGTTGCACACAGCATATGGCATCATCATCAGCACACGCGACTAACAGTTGACGTGCATATACATTTCCAAGGGGATTTTTTTGGGTGTGATGACTACATAGGCCCTTGTCCATCACTGATCACAGCCCGTTCGAGTGCATCTGCAAATCTGCAACAGTACGTGCACTCGTGCACCACCTTATTCAATCGTGCACATTTTACCTCTGCTGCTTTCTAGTGGGGTTCTAGTGGAGGAAGAATACCGTACTGTGCAGAGCATGCGTGGAGCAAGGGTCGCAGGTCGCAGGTCGCATGCATCCAGGCCCAGCGCTGCAAGCGGCAATTCACCTCCGTTCGATTTCTTCGGACGGAAGGTATCCCGTGAACTGCGCACTGCCGCGTATTCGTTTACGAACCCAGCGAATAATTTCGGACCATGGACAGCTGATGCACATGTGCATTGAGATTGCAGGAATGACACTGGGTTGACAAGTACCTACCAAGAAATCAGACTGGGATCGAAATCGGCCGGCCATCAGCATCGTCGTAGCCGCATCGTAACATCCATGGTCCGGCATACTCCGCGCTCCCACCGGTGTGCTTGGCCTTTGGAGGGGAACAGAGGTGCATTTCGCTTGACTTTAGGAGCGCTGTTTTCCCGCCACCAGGGTCTGTCGGCCTGACTCTGCATCTATTTCACCGAAGATATGGAAAAGCCACAGATCCACTCTGGGCTGCAGACAGGGGCGGGCCCTTGTCAGTGTCACCCGCTCGCCCAACCTTCACTAGGAGAGCGTTCCTGGATACGAGCGCGGTGCTAGATTAGCCGTAAACCCCGTGGCTAAGAATACGTCCTCTCTTGCATCGGCTAGTTGTCGGCAACGATACAGGCTCTAACACGCTCGTTACCGGAGCTGAGGTTGCGTCTTGACAATACCAACTGGAACGAGGCGAACGGCTCGAGTCGTGGCCAGCAGTCTCATGTTCAGTACGAGGCCTGGGACCAGAGTATTGGCAAGGGCCTGAGCATGTCGCCCCCTCGAATCAGCCCGCATCCCATGATACGCCCGAGACAAATTCGCGCGTCGTCGTAATGCTATGTGGAAATTTGCTCGACATGAACGAGGAGCGTGGAGTTACAGCCCTGGGCTCGCACTCGCGGAAGCTTGAGGTTGAGTGAGATAGTCTAGTCGCGGCGTGGTGTTCGCGTTGTGATCGAGGTTACCGCCCGCTCCCGTTCGACGGCGTGCGATAGTTAGTGGCATCTGGTCGTATTCATCCTGGGGTCAGATCAGTTCTTGGTGTCAAAACGCCCAATCACGTTGGCGCGCTTCATAGACGAGGCGCAAATTTTGACGAGCTCCTATAGATGCGGAGCGACTTCGCTATGTGATTCAATTATTAAAAATGTCTATGACGAGCACATTCAGCTGGGCCCCAGCCGCAACTATGGGCGTGCGACTGGGGGGGGGGGTAGCTCATCGGATGCGGATAGCTAGATCTGGGGCATGAAGCCAGGAATGTATCGGTAAGCCATTGCATCCTACATCCGTTATGCGCAAGGGATGCGTATCCCCCCTAGGATGGGTAGAAAGCAGGCCACGTCGTCTACTGGGGTGGGTGTGAACATGACGAATTGAGGGTGAAGAGGCAGCCACCCATGTTGATGAGACTCGCACATTGCAGCTGCAGCGCGAAAGATACACGAGAAAGGCGGGGCCCACTTTTCGCACGCTGACAGCAGCGAGACACAGTGCTAGGCGACTTTCCACGTTTTCGTGTGCTCGACGCCACAGGTGTGAGCAGAATGGCGAGATATGGCAACTTCAAGGTGCATACGAGGGTAGATGCAGCAACGTCCGGTCTGCTGACCGTGGAGCAGGGATGGACCCATTACTCAAAAACATGTGAAATGGATTACTGCAAAAGAGGGAATATGGGCGACGGTGAAACTGGTCATGGTCATCATGTCGACGGCCAGCAAAACACACGACATTCTTTCGTGGGTCTCAGCAAGTGGGCCTAGCTGCCGTGCTTAGCATGGCAATCGCGGCGAGGGAGAAACTCTCGGGCTCATACCACGGGCAATCTAGTCAGATGACTTTGGGAGCAGCAAAGCAGCAAGAAAGCCGGCAGCTGCGGCAGCAAGACCTTGAGAATAACGTGGCCGATTATCATGTCTCTTTTCTCAGCATGACGGCAATGGACGGGTCGCAGCCGTCCCCTATCCGTGGCAGGTTGCTTTTCATTCACACCGCAATGATGAGGTCGCTTCGGTTTCGCTCTTTTGGACGCATTAGGCATAATTGCCGGTCGTCGAGGTCTGTGCCGTGTCCCAATATTTGCATGCAGTCGCTGTGCAGGCCGCTCTTGCCGAGGCCCGCAAAAGGCCGGCTTGCGTGTGGTGTGAGGGTGTGGCCGTGATGTTTGCAAGTTTTCAAACAGCAAGGCATGAAGTTGGGCGTGGGCGTGGTGTTGTGGATGGTAGATGGAATGGTTGTTCCTTGGACGTTGTTCTCCAGCATTGCCAGTTGACTAGGCTTCATCTAACGAGGTTTGGTTACTAGGCTTCACGCGACTGTACCATGCCGCGTCTAGCGCGAGTGCTAGCCTTCAGCCTCATCGCATCGTCCCAATTCTTCTTTGCACGTCGGAGCTGTCAGTCCACCAGACGGGCGACTACGGGCGACGACACCACAACGTGCCCTCACCCACGCCTGCACTGCACAGTCTGGGAGGGGAGGGGGCGCCCAAGACCGAGGCTGGCAGCCGGTGGGCGCGCCTGCAAACGGGCGTGGGCGTGCAAAGGGCGGTCAATACGGCTGCGCTGTTAGTCAGCGGCGCCCCGTGCTTTGGTCGTCGGGCTATTTTTCTCACTAGTGCCCTCCCTCCTCGCCGTCTAACCATCTTCTGTGTTAGTCGTCGCCTTAGCCTACATCGCGAATCTGAAGCTGCTCAACCACCATCACCAGCGTGCCCGGTACCTCGCCCTAACGCGCTGCCGTCACCGGTGATAGCTCGCTGCCCCAGGCGCACCAGATCGCGCGCCCGCAGTGCTACCACACGTGCAACTGCCACCAGCAACGAGATCGCCGCCCTCCCGGCGCCTCGAGTGGGAGCAGAGTCTTGAACCCGTCTTGCACTCAATCAGACACGCTCTTGACACTCGCGCCCACGAGTCAAACAAACTGCGCGCATAAAACAAGGCCCCAGATCGCCCTCCTTGTCGGCCCACTCACGTGCATCTGTCGCGCGAGCGTCATCACGAGCTTTCGCCGCGTGTGCAGCACCTGCCAGCGCTCGCTGCGCGCAATTTGCATCTGGAACCCACGTCTGGCAGTCGCTGTCGACGTGCACGGAAGCCCGGCCGGACAAGAGGCTGATCACTCGGCACGCTCGGCGTAGTTGAGCTTTCTGGGACAGAGAGCGCTGGGAGAACCAGAGTGAAAGCGAAAGTTTCAGTCATCGACTCGACAACGGGCCGATTGTGTTTGTCGCCCCCAGCACTGCGCCCGCAGCCAGTCAGGGCCGCGCATCCCAGAGTGACGACTCTGTGGCCCCTTCACCCTCGGCGAACAAGCTCATCCCAACCCGGTTTCTTCGTCGTCACTAGCGCAATCCTACCCACGGACCCGCACCACGCACGCCCCTCACACAGGCTGCGCGAGCCCACCTCGAGCACGTCCAAGCGTCCCACACTTTTGCTCATTGCGCCAGCCCAACCTCGTGCTAGCCCGTCCACCCAGAACAGCAACCATTCCCACTGTTACGGCTCGGCTTTACCGACTGTGATTGAATCCTGGTCCGGCCGCCCATTACCTCATCAGCTGTGCTAAGGCTTGCTGGGTAAGCTGCATCGCCTCCAGACCCGCCCATTGGCGGCCACCTCAAGACGCACGCCACTGGTCTAAAAGCTCTTAGACCGCGCTGTCACTAGCAGTGTTCCAAATTCACTTTCGCCCCAGCCAGCCAGACCCGCTTGCGAGCGACCTCTCCACTAGCTCCAGATTGTGTAACCTTTGCGTTGCACTTCACTTTCTGCACTGCGCCAGCTGCTCCGCGATTCGAGACATCCCATCCCGCTAGCTACCTCCCCTGCCCCGGTTCTCTCGACCTTGCACCTTCCGTGCGTTATCTTTTCGACGGTGCATATTTGCCGAACTGCTTGTCCTCCACCTGGGCGTTGTGGAAAACACACCGTCTGCAAATCATCCGCGTTTAACTTCCACGCTACTACGTCCTGACCACATTGCTTCTCCGGTTTTCTGGCTGTGCACTCCTTGGCCTGACCCAGCCTACGTCTTTATACGCTCTAGCTGCCTGTCTTCCACAGACCGCGGCAAATCATCCGTAGACGGTTTGCGACGGACATATCTCTGCAGTCATCCCTCGTCGTGGGCGCATCCATCCAACCATCCAACCTCAGTTTAGAGCCTAGCTAcctcgacctctcgccaaTCTACACAGTCTATGGACGCACGACAAGCAGACTACCCGCAGTCAGGTTTGCACTCGCCCTACCCAACCTTTCCTGAAGCAGCTTCTGAGGGAACCTCTGCAGATCAAGCATCTGCTGCGCAATATCCTCCCTCGGGACCAGACCCACGATCTTCCAACCTCACTCCGAGTTCAGACTACAGTCTGAACCCTTCGTCTGCGAGATCAGGCTCGTTCCCCGAGTACATTCAACGTTCGTATCAACCCGGCGCCCAAGGGCAAGCTCCCGGTGGTATGGCGCAACAACAGAGTCCGTCAATGTCTATCCCAGATGGTCCAAATGGTCATCAAGCACCGCAACAACTCAAGTCTGACTCGGATGTTCCTATAGATCCATCAATCGCCGCTCAGACGAGCCCAACTTATGCAAGccaccagcagcagcaataCTCGCCTTATACCCCACATCACGACATGCAGCATTATCCGGGTCAACCCCAAACACCAATGGGTTACGCCTCGCGACCTGAGTGGGCAGGCCACTACCCGCAACCAGGTATGCATTATGGCCACCCTGCGACTTCAGGTCCCCCTGCACCTGCGATGGTTTCTCCGGTACAGCGACCCCCAACTGTAAGTCAACTACCCTTGATACACCAACACCTAAAGCGTGAACATTACGCGTCATGCACACCTTCAACATGACCTTGACGACTAACACCTTGCTCAGGGCGGACATCCGCTATCCACAGTTTATTCTTTTGTTCCCATTCCCGGCGCGCAACAGCATAAGCGACCACGCCGGCGATATGAAGAAATTGAGCGAATGTACAAGTGCGGCTGGAATGGTTGTGAAAAGGCCTACGGGACATTGAACCATTTGAATGCACACGTCACTATGCAATCGCATGGTGCAAAGCGCACACCAGAAGGTAAGTGTTATCAATCTCATCGTAGTCGTCAAGTCTCGTTGGCCCTTGCAAGGCTAGCACGCTAGGTTGGCACTTGGGATCGTGTTGGTGCAGCGCCATATCGGTCGCGTCCCCACTGTTGGATAGCTTCAGATGACGGAAGCTAACACCTGTCGACCCATGCCAATTTTATCTTGGCACAATATCACTTCTCTAATATGACATGCTAACCCAACCCTACAGAATTCAAGGAAATCCGGAAAGAGTggaaggcgaagaagaaggaggaagAGGCCGCACGCAAGGCTGATGAAGAGCGACACCGGGCCGACGTGCAGCAACGCGCTCACGAGGGAGGCGCGCCCGAAGTCCCTGCCTACGGACAGATGCGACAGGCAGTCGGTGTGCCCGGGCAACCTCCTCAACACCCTCAACTCCCTCCCATCGGGTATCAACCTGCCGCCTCTGGAAACACGGCTGCTCCTCAGTACGGCACTCAGAGTCCGGGTCTTCCTGACGGCATGGCTCAGTATGCCACCCCCAGCAGCAATGCATACAACAGTCCCAATAGTAACAGCAGCAGTTACCCACAATCACCCTACGGACAGAACCCGCAAATGTATCAGCAAAACCACTAGGAGGTGAACGAGTCTGAATTTTACACGGTCCGAACATCTCTCAATACGCATTCTCGCCTGCTTTTCCCGAAAGCGCAAGCGAAACTTTGACGACTCTCCTTAGGGTGGCTCTCTGTGTCCGTATCGCGGCTTCCTGCGGCGCTTACAGCATCATTACGGTGGCGACTGCATTAACCTCGATGGTGGCTGTATTTTTTCTAATTGGCGGTGTTTACGATGAAAGGTTTTCAATGAGCGACGAGGCTCAGATTGGCTCTGGTTTATGACAGATCATCGCGTAAGAGTTGGTACAATGGTTCAAAGTGTTCCATACATTGGAAGAGTATTTCATAGCGGTTACTGGAGTCTGATGCATGTCGCTTTTCAGCTGTTCTTTCATTCCGGGCGTTCCCAAGTCTTGAGTCATGGACGTGTGGGAATATGTTCAAAATTTTCTTGGTTCTGCACTTCTCATTCTTGAGGCTAGAACGACTGCATGTGAAACGGAGTTCGAACAGAAAGAAACAATTGATTGAATTTCTCACTACCAAGCAAAATTACACATGAATTCATCTTTGCCGTTGCTGCTGACCTTTGCGCCAGGCATCACAGGCAGCTGCTGACTCGGACATGGCATTGGAGAGCCAGAGGTGCGTGTGTCGGCTGCTTGTgccctcgcacaagacaaCGTGGAACGAACGAAAAGCCGGCTGTCTGCCTCGCATCGAGTCGCTAGCAATCTCACCTTGCTGCAAAAGCTCATCGGTGCTTCTCTCTCTTGGTATCGACTGGGTCATGCGACTTGATACGTTGCGGAAGTACAAAAAAAAGCTTTTTTCTGCTCGGGCACTGGCTCTAAAAAAGCAAGTCATGAGCGATCGCGGACGCGGCGGTAACGCGTTTCTGCCGTGTCGTGTGTTCCCGACAGACAAGAATGAGATGGCCAAGTCGAGAGAAATGTGTGGTCGGGCCTAATGCCCGAACCAGGCGCCTTGTTGGAACCATGGTCGCCGTTTTGTGCGTTGCTTGCGTCGCATATATTGTACATGGCACGTTGTGTCCTTGTGACGTGCGCCCGCCCGCCTGCCGCCCATGGAAAGGAAAAAGAGAGATAGGCGGGCGCGCCCTTATGCTTTCCCCGCACTTTTCTGCCTGTCTCTCTTGTCGTTTCTTTGTCCTGTCTGGCACAAGAGAGATTAGAATGAGATGGCAAATTACCATACACAGCCAAACTGACTGATGGTTCAGCCACACGAGGAGCATATGGCGGGAAGAGGAAAATTTTCTTGCTTGCTTTCTTCTCTCTCATTTTACAAATGACATGTACATTTTGCGGCATGTCCCGTGACACACTCTTTGGTCTCGCAGCCACATCGGCATCGGAAGCCGTCGTCTCCCAATATGTGTCCATTACACACTCTGGCACAGAGAAGAGAAGGCTTGGCGAGCCGCATAGTTTGTCCGTACACATCGGACACACCAAGACCAGAGTTTTCCCCAGCACCCGTGCTTCCATCATCATCAAAATAATAATCGGATGTAGTCATACCCGGTTGACCTGTGCTGTGCTGTGCTGTGCAGCAAAGCACGGAGGGAGCTGCAAGCCAGCGAAGATCTTCCCACCTCGCTTCACCCTTCCACCGCGGCTGCTACCCACCTAACCCTACTCTTTGTCCGCAATAATGTTCCCAGCAATAAGAAAAAACCTAAGCGGAACAAGGTAGAACCCTGTCCCACCCCCCCGACGGCACAATTCCGTTCCAACTGCCCGAGCATCCCTCCGCCCTCTCCGCGCCCTGCGCAGCGCGCGCGCGAGATTTTTTCTTGGAACGCAGGAATCAGACCATAATTTTTAAACGGTGAGGCCGTTTGGAATAGAGAAAGCCACTCGCAAACATGTAACACCGTGTTACCTTTGACGCTTGCATGGGATAACAGAGGGGGGAGCCGTGTTACGTGCGGTCGTTTCTGGGGTATGGGTATCTGGATGCCGTATGTAATGCCGTAAGTGTGTAAGGCATGGTTAGCAGGATGTAATGctgatggtgatgatgatgatgattCGGAGCATCTAGGTGGTGTGTAGACAAATGTGTACAGGGGTAGCCGAACAAGGCAATTGAGGGCGAAGATTTGTTTGTTATTTTTATTTTTATTTTATTTTGACGCCAGACGCGCCAATCAAATCAGGTCAATTGCACGTCAGCGGTTGTAGGTTACTTGTATGCGCAACTAGCATCacatgtgcggttccaaGAAGCCACGGGGAGGGTTCACACGGTCGGTCATCAATCTCGCATACCCGTATAACGCCGAGCACGACTAAAAACGGGCATTCACGAGGCAAAGGAAACGCTCGGAAGAGGGAGGGGAACGCTGGCACCACATCGGTCAACGGGGAGAGGGTCGGTCTTCCCATATCCCTTCGTATTCCGGGGATAACCAGGCCCAATCTCCAATACAAGCGGCAATGTACGGGGGTCTTCGTATTGGACTGAGATCTTGCCTGGGGTACTTGCCTCGCGATACTGGGTCGAAAGAGGAAGGAGGGTAGGGCCGGTGATATGATAAGTATGTATGACATGTTCGGATCATGGCTGCATAATCGCCTTTGTTTCCGTTTGATGCATACGTACGGTAGAAGTACGGTGTACATATTGATTAATCTGTTTAATCTGTAGTGATTTGCCGAGCAGCGGCATGGATTGGCGGATTGGCTCGGCGCCGATGGGGGCAGGTATGCCTCCTCCGTGTCTCTGTGTGTGTGTTCGTCTCGCGTGCAGCAGAGACGTTGACTGTGTGACGATGGTATTGCAGCATTTTTGATTGCTGATAGGACGAGTCGGGGTGAGCAGCACGGGGCTGACCTTCTGTAAGTAATAACAAGACCGAGGGTGGGCAGCATGTGTGTGGCTTGTTACTTGGTCGACTCCGTGTCATCGATGACCATTGCACAAGAACCAGGAAGCATTTCCAAGACGGAATTTGTGTCTCGGTCATGCGACAGTTTCCGCAACATGACATGACAGAGTGGAGTGTGCCGGAGAGATGGAAACGATGCAGTGATGAGCTGGCGAAAATATCTCCCGTGGCGCACTCCAACTGACGTCCATGTGCAAAGCAAGATGGCGGTCTGTGCAAAGCGGTGGAGTGGTGTCTTCAAGTCTTGTGAGAGATTTTCCTTTTCTTTCCGGATGCGCAGAGTTGGCTGGCTGGGCTTGGCCAACAATCCGATGGTGATTGCGTTGGGCAGTGCCACGCGAAATGCCGCACGCATTGATGACGCGACATTTATTTTTTTTTCTATTCGCACGGCAAAACCTCGCGGGCCGGCATAGACAAAAACAGATGGCAAAGAAGAAAATTTCTGCCGCCCTGGACAAGATTGCCGACATAGCTTGCATTCAACAAAGACTGAGTGGGCACGGCAAGTTGTGCCGGGATGTGATTGACATGCCTTGGAGTCCCCCACAGCCATACTGATACCACGATGATTAGACAGGCCAGGTACTGATGGTGGTGGTAGCAGAACAAAGTCGGCGACGTGTACTTGGATACGCTAGCATCTGAGTAGGTCGCATCTGCAAGATCGCCCATTAGCGGCACATCAACCGTTGTCAGATTAGACTGGCTTTGCTTGCCCCGGACAGGCGTGCTGGTCTCGGTTTGTTTTGCAGGCGCCGCCGTTGGGCATGGGCTTGGGGCGCTGTGAAGCTAGCCAGGGGAGCTTCTGGCGCTGGCTGGCGTGACAGACACAACGGCGCGCCCGGCCATGATCTGACGGCGGAAACTAGCATCACAGGTGCATCGTTTTGGCTGAGCTGGGCTGGCGTGCTGCTGGTCCGAGGCGTGGCTCACGGGCTGGTTACACGACATTAGTTTTGCACCGCTCGAAGGATTCGTCCCGATGCCACGAGGGACGAGGGGTGGCAGATGGTGGAGATGGTGGAGATGCACTGATGCAGTGCGACTACTGTCGGATGTTTTGCAGGTAAGACAGCAGGGCCAGCGAGCGCATACAGAGCACCAGGTGTTGCAGCAGAACGTGATGCAGAATGACGCATCCAGGGACGGTGATGGGATAGATTGGGGCCACACAAGCTTCAACTACTGTACACACAAGACCTGCTTACCCACCTCGTACAGCGCACACGATACAAGACAGCGGCTTCAAAAGCCGTCCATGGAGCGGCGTTGGCTGCCTCGCACCAACCTAGTCACGCAACCCTCCCTGCAACCACCTATGCCGCCCATCTGGATACTTGGACAAGTCTAGTAGGACCTGTCTACCACTATCGCAAACCTTGATGCCGCCACGTTggcgctgctgctgctgctgctgctgtgaGAAGGATGCAAAATGCTCCGATTCTGCTTACCGATCAAGAGACTGAGACGGTCGTCCTGTCCGTCGCTAGACTCCTAGACTGTTAGTAAACAAG is a genomic window containing:
- a CDS encoding DUF1421 multi-domain protein, which translates into the protein MDARQADYPQSGLHSPYPTFPEAASEGTSADQASAAQYPPSGPDPRSSNLTPSSDYSLNPSSARSGSFPEYIQRSYQPGAQGQAPGGMAQQQSPSMSIPDGPNGHQAPQQLKSDSDVPIDPSIAAQTSPTYASHQQQQYSPYTPHHDMQHYPGQPQTPMGYASRPEWAGHYPQPGMHYGHPATSGPPAPAMVSPVQRPPTGGHPLSTVYSFVPIPGAQQHKRPRRRYEEIERMYKCGWNGCEKAYGTLNHLNAHVTMQSHGAKRTPEEFKEIRKEWKAKKKEEEAARKADEERHRADVQQRAHEGGAPEVPAYGQMRQAVGVPGQPPQHPQLPPIGYQPAASGNTAAPQYGTQSPGLPDGMAQYATPSSNAYNSPNSNSSSYPQSPYGQNPQMYQQNH